From a single Spongiibacter taiwanensis genomic region:
- the rlmB gene encoding 23S rRNA (guanosine(2251)-2'-O)-methyltransferase RlmB: MEKVFGLHAVQSLLQRSPERVKTLYVQSGREDQRLSEVLGQAEQAGVAVISLPRKKLDEMAAGRHQGVIAEADTTSHYSEKDLPALLNQAGRKALVLILDGVTDPHNLGACLRSADAAGVTAVVAPKDKSVGLNATVMKVACGAAEVIPFIAVTNLARTMKQLQDAGLWLIGLAGEADDTLYQRDLRGPVGLVMGAEGDGLRRLTRENCDYLAKLPMAGSVSSLNVSVATGICLFEAVRQRAID; the protein is encoded by the coding sequence ATGGAAAAGGTGTTTGGCTTGCACGCCGTGCAAAGCCTGTTACAGCGTAGCCCTGAACGGGTGAAAACGCTTTATGTGCAAAGTGGCAGAGAAGATCAACGGCTGAGTGAGGTGCTCGGTCAAGCCGAGCAGGCAGGGGTGGCGGTCATCAGTCTGCCGCGCAAAAAACTCGACGAAATGGCCGCCGGGCGTCACCAGGGCGTGATCGCGGAGGCGGATACCACCAGTCATTATTCAGAAAAAGACCTGCCGGCCCTGCTCAATCAGGCCGGGCGCAAGGCGTTGGTGCTGATTCTTGATGGGGTAACCGACCCCCACAACCTCGGCGCCTGCCTGCGCAGCGCTGACGCTGCCGGCGTGACGGCGGTGGTGGCGCCGAAAGACAAATCGGTTGGCCTGAATGCCACCGTCATGAAGGTGGCCTGTGGTGCAGCGGAGGTGATCCCCTTTATTGCTGTCACCAACCTGGCCCGGACCATGAAACAGCTGCAGGACGCCGGGCTGTGGCTGATCGGTTTGGCGGGCGAGGCGGATGACACGCTCTATCAGCGGGATCTGCGTGGCCCGGTGGGGCTGGTCATGGGCGCCGAAGGGGACGGCCTGCGCCGCCTGACCCGGGAGAACTGCGATTATCTGGCGAAACTGCCCATGGCGGGGTCGGTCAGCAGTCTGAATGTGTCCGTGGCCACGGGTATCTGTCTTTTTGAAGCGGTCCGTCAGCGCGCAATTGACTGA